From the genome of Adhaeribacter pallidiroseus:
TCACCGGCTTTGCCCGAACTTTCGTTATATTTGCGGCCCTACTTTTTTAAATTTCGTAAGAACGGGGACCAGAATGAACCAGCCGATAAACCAGAATAGCATGATTATAAAAGAAGCTAAATTTGTAAGCAGTAATACAGAGGTAGCTAAATGCCCGGAAACCACTTTACCGGAGTACGCTTTTATCGGCCGGTCTAACGTTGGTAAATCTTCCTTAATTAACATGCTTACCGAGCGGAGTAAGTTAGCTAAAACCTCGTCCTTGCCCGGCAAAACGCAGTTAATTAATCATTTTATCATTAACGACACCTGGTATTTAGTAGATCTACCCGGCTACGGCTGGGCCCGGGTGAGCCAAACCTCCCGCGAAAAATGGTCGAAGATGGTAAAAGCTTACCTGCGTAACCGCAGCAATCTGGCCTGCGTGTTTTTATTAATTGATTCCCGGCTGGAACCGCAAAAAACGGATTTGGAATTTATTCAGGTACTCGGGACAATGGGCGTTCCTTTTGTATTGGTTTTTACCAAAACCGATAAACAATCCGGGCAGAAAACGCAAGCCAATATTGCTACTTTTAAAAAGACCCTGCTGCAAACCTGGGAAGAGCTGCCCCGCCTGTTTATTACCTCGGCGGCGGAGAAAAAAGGGCGCGAGGAACTCTTGGAGTTTATCGCGGAAACCAACGATCAACTGCATAAAATTTAACCTGCTTTGGCACTAATTTTGACTTCCCGGACGTTCTTCATTCAACTTTTCAAATAATAAATAAGATGCGTTTAAAATTATCAGTTTTCATTTTAAGTCTGGCTTTCTTTGCCACCGCTAATGCAGCTTTTGCTCAAACTACGGCTCCAGCCCCGGAAGCGCCTAAATCTAAAGTAGGCACCGACAAAGTATTGCCATTTGCCGAATTTTACGAAGGCGGCCAAACGGCCCTGTACGAGTTTATTGGGCAAGAACTAAAATACCCGGCATTAGCCAAACGTAACCGCATTATGGGCCAGGTAATTATTGCGTTCACCATGAACGAAGACGGTACCGTAGCCAACGCGAAAGTTTTAAAAAATATTGGGGGTGGCTGCGGCGACGAAGCGTTGCGCGTGGTAAAATTATTAAAATTTAATGCCCCGGGGTTTGCTTCCAATTACAGCATTCCCATTAACTTTAAGCTTTAATTTAAAATTGAATGTATGCCCGTTAATTTAAAAGATATTGCCTCCATTTCCGGTATGAGCGGTTTGTACCGGATTGTCAGTCCTACCCGTAGTGGCGTTATTATTGAAACGCTGGATGATAAAGCCAGCCGGCAGGTAGCCCAATCGAAACATCGCATTTCGTTGTTGCACGAAATATCTATTTATACCGAAGATGCCGAAGTTACCGTGCCGTTAGCCGATGTATTCGAGCGCATTCGCCAGAAGTATGGGGTAGCAATTCCCGTTAATAGCAAATCCAGTAATAACGAATTGTTTAGCTTTATTCAGGAAATTATTCCGGACTATGACCGTTCGCGGGTGTACGTGTCAGATATTAAAAAACTGGTGAGTTGGTACGCCATTGTAAGCAAGTACGTGCCGTTTACCGAAGCAGAAACAAACCCGGAACCGGCGGCGGAAGAACCGGCCCTCATTGAACCAACAACCGCTGACTCCGAAAGCAAAGAATCTTAAAGTAAAAGTCCTCTTCCATGAGGATTTTTTTTGATAAAAGTTAGCCTTGTTAACTTAAATTTTAAAATTTAATCATTCTACTTCCTTTGTCCGGACAAATGTAACTTGTATGAAAGTATTTAAATTTGGGGGTGCCTCGGTAAAAGACGCGGCGGCTGTGCGAAACGTGGGTGCTATAATGCAAGTACAATCGGTGCCGGCTAATTTTATATTGGTAGTGGTATCGGCCATGGGTAAAACCACTAACGCTTTAGAACAAGTATTTGACAAAGCTTTTTACCAGCAAGATTACCAACCCGCCTTAAGCCAAGTACAAGAATATCATAACCAGATAATCAAAGAATTATTTGCGGAGCAACATCCAGTATACGAACAGGTAGAAGAATTATTTCAGCTATTAACGGAATACCTCCAAACTATAAACCCGGCGGCCTTGTACGATTTGCAATATGATCAGGTGGTAAGTTACGGGGAACTGCTGGCTTCCATTATTTTAAAAAATTACCTGCAAGCAGTAAACCTACCCAGTACCTGGCTGGATTGCCGGCAAGTAATCCGGACAGATCGTATTTGGCGGGAAGCCCGTTTAGACTGGCCAGAAACCGAGACTAAAATAAAAGCCGTAGTAAAGCCGCTCTTGGAGACCACGCACGTAATTACCCAGGGGTTTTTAGGTGGTACCGATGAAGGTTTAACGACTACCTTAGGCCGGGAAGGTTCGGATTACTCGGCGGCTATATTCGCCCATTGCCTCCCCGCCGAGTCGGTTACGATCTGGAAAGATGTAGCGGGTTTATTAAATGCCGACCCGAAATTGTTCCCGGATCCTATATTATACCCGGAAATTTCGTACCAGGAAACCGTAGAAATGGCATATTACGGGGCTAGCGTGATCCATCCCAAAACCATTAAACCGCTTGCGAATAGCCACATTCCGCTTTACGTTAAATCTTTTTTAAATCCAGAGGCTTCGGGTACTATTATTCACGATTGCCAACACGAGAACATTACGCCGGCCTTTATTGTGAAGCCCCACCAATGCTTAATTTCTTTTCAGGAAAAAGATTATGCTTTTATCAACGAAAGCAACCTGAGTACTATATTTGCCGCCCTGGCCCAGTACCGGTTTAAGATAAACCTGATGCAAAATTCGGCAATCTCTTTTTCTATATGCACCGATTACGAAGCAAACCGGCTGGAGATGTTCCGGCAGTCCTTGCAGGATCAGTTTAATATTCACTACAATACCCGTTTAACTTTGTTTACCATTAAGAACTACGACGAGCCCAGCGTAGCGCGTTTAACGCAAAACCAAACTATCTTGCTGGAGCAGCGCTCCCGTACTACTTTTCAGTTTGTGAGTAAAGAGTAGCAGTTGTTGGTTTTTAGTTGTTCGTTGTTCGTTGTTGGTTAATCACTGATCGTTAAATTTAACATTCCTGGTAAACAACTTTATTTATTTTAATTTATGATGAATTCAGGTAAATGTTTAGGGTTAACCGGTGCCGTCGTCTGTGTCTTCACAAACGACTTTAACTACCTTTTTGCGGCGGATAATACGTGATTATTCCTAAAAGAATTTGAATTCGGCTGATGGCTGATACAGGTAGTTTATTTTGATTATACCTCTACCTTTGCTTTTTATTTCTGAGAGAACCGGTATTATTACCAAGAAAACTGGCAAAAAATTTAAAAATTGTAAGCTGAATGACACTTTTACTATACAAGCTGGGAATTCAGTTTTATAATCTTTTGCTCTGGACAAGCGCACCTTTCCACCCGAAAGCGAAACTTTGGGTACATGGCCGAAAGGATTTCTTTACCGGTATGGCCCAAAAAGTATCCGGTAATCAAGCGCCGGTAGTTTGGTTTCATTGTGCTTCGCTCGGCGAATTTGAGCAGGGCCGCCCGGTCATGGAACAGATCAAGCAAGATTATCCGGGGTATAAGATTGCCTTAACTTTTTTCTCTCCATCGGGCTACGAAATAAGAAAAAACTACTCGGGTGCGGATTATATCTTTTACTTGCCCCTGGATACTCCGGCCAACGCGCAGCAATTTATAGCACTGTTAAAGCCAAAACTGGCAATTTTTGTAAAGTACGAATTCTGGTATTATTACTTAGCCGAGTTACACCAACAGCAGATCCCGGTAATTTCCATTGCGGCTATTTTCCGCGAAAATCAATTGTTCTTTCAGCCCTACGGCGCTTTTTACCGGAATATTTTAAAATTATTTACGCACTTGTTTACCCAGGACCCAGAATCGGCTAATTTGCTCTTGACACACGGTATTAAGCAGGTAAGCGTAGCCGGCGACACCCGCTTCGACCGGGTTTTACAAAACGCAAAGGCAGCTAAAGATATACCTATAGTAGAAAAATTTAAAAATAAAGAACCCATTATGGTAATTGGCAGTAGCTGGCTCGCCGATCTGCGTATTTTATTGCCTTTTATTCAGGAAAACCTACATAAGCTCAAGTTTATTATTGCTCCGCACGAAATTAACCAATCGGAGATGAAAGAAATGCTTGTACAATTTTCCGGTAAAGCTACCCGCTACTCCCAAGCCAGTTTGGAAAATGTGCAAGACTACCGGATTTTAATGATTGATAACATTGGTTTACTAGCCTCTTTATACCAGTACGGCTCGTATGCGTACATTGGCGGTGCTTTTGGCAAAGGCTTGCATAACACCCTGGAAGCCGCGGTATTTGGCTTACCTTTGTTTTTTGGTCCGGTTTACACTAAATTCCGGGAAGCCGTGGATTTAGTAAAATTAGGCTGCGCCTTTCCGGTAAAAAATACTGGTGAATTACATCAACAATTCGAACGTATTTTTTCTGACGAGATCGAACAGCAACGTATTACCAAAACGGCCAGTCAGTATGTAATTCAACAGGCTGGCGCTACTTCTAAAATTATGGCGGCTTGCGAACAATGGCTACCGAAAACAGCATGAAAGGTTTAGTAATGAAATCCACGGGTTCGTGGTACTTGGTTCGTACCAGCGATGGCTCCTTGTACCGGTGCCGGCTACGCGGTAAAATTAAGTTAAAAGATTTAAAAGTGAGTAACCCGGTAGCGGTGGGCGATATAGTAGAATTTGATTTAGAAGCAGCCGGGGAAGATACCGGCACCATTCACCAGATTGCCGACCGTGAAAACTACATCATTCGTAAATCAACGCATAAAACCGCGCATTCGCATGTTTTAGCGGCCAACATCGACCGGGCCTTATTGGTAGTTACCTTGGTGTCGCCGCGTACTTCGTTCGGTTTTATCGACCGTTTTTTAATAACCGCCGAAGCTTACGACATTCCGGTAACGATTATTTACAACAAATCGGATTTGTACGATGCCGAAACTGCGCAGTATCAACAGCAAATTTTAAAAATGTACGCGCACATAAATTACCCCGGCATTATTTGTTCTACCGTTTCGGGGCAAGGTATCCCGGAAATTCGAGAATTATTAACGGGTTACAAAATTCTTTTTTCGGGCCATTCCGGGGTTGGGAAATCTACGCTAATTAATCAGCTGGCACCTGGTTTAGCACTAAAAACCACCGAAATTTCGGATTATTCGGATAAAGGAAAACACACCACTACCTACGCCGAAATGTTTGAGCTAGCGCCCGATACGTTTATTATTGATACGCCGGGCATTAAAGAATTAGGATTAGTGGACATAGCAAAAGAAGAACTAGGTTATTACTTTCCAGAAATCCGGGAGCGCTTGAATCAATGTAAATATTACAACTGCCTGCACGTAAACGAGCCAGGTTGTGCCGTATTGCAAGATTTAAAAGCCGGCAAAATATCGCTTACCCGCTACGAGAGTTACCGCGGCATTATGGCCGAAACCGATAATCGACGTTAAAATTTAAAAAAATCTTACTTCACCTTTGATTAACATGACTGTAAAAGGTAAATAAGCTCATCTTGCTCTTCCGAATTAAATATTTTTAAACATATTCTTTTTAATCTGGTTGAGCAAATAACCTGATTGCTTTTAAACAATTCTGTTTTTTTAAATTTTTCACACGAACGATGAATCTAAAAGGAGCTACTATCTTAATTACCGGCGGAACTTTGGGCATTGGTTACGCTACTGCTAAACTATTGGCAGCATGCGGCGCCCAAGTAGCTATAACCGGTCGTAATCCGGAGACGGTTCAAAAAGCGGCCGCCGAAATTGGGGCTTTTGGCATAACAGCCGACGTAGCTAATCCGGAGGATGTAAAACGTACGTATCAGGAGTTTTTGCAGCAGTTTGGGCACTTAGATTGTTTGATTAACAACGCGGGGATTGGAGAGTTTAAAACTATTGATCAGGTTTCTCTGGAAAATTTCCAAAGAGTATACGAAACCAATGTATTTGGAGCGGCCTTTATGGCCAGCGAAGCCGCGCAATTGTTTATGGCCCAGAACCACGGTAATATCATTAACATCGCCTCTACAGCCGGTACAAAGGGTTTTGCGGGCGGATCGGTGTATGCTTCGTCTAAGTTTGCTTTACGCGGCATGACGCAGTGCTGGCAAGCAGAATTACGAAAATTCAACGTCCGCGTCATGCTCATAAATCCCAGCGAGGTTACTACGGCTTTTAATCAACCAGATCGCCAGGAACGATCGGAAGAAGATAAGAAATTACGCGGGCAGGAAATTGCGATGGCCATCAAAGGAGCTTTAGAACTAGATGACCGGGGGTTTATTCCAGAATTAACGGTTTGGGCTACTAATCCATTCTAATAACTTAGGGTTTTAGAATTTTTTTAATTTTTAATCCCCGGCGTCGGGTAGTAACACGCGGTCAATCACATGAATCACCCCATTCGTGGAAACGCCGTCTTTTACTATTATAGTAGCATTGTCTACTTGAATAACTTGTCCGTTATTTTTTATTTGTAATTCGTTGCCGTCGGCGGCTTTTAATACCACTTGGTCTTTTAAGTCAGAAGTTACAATTTTACCGGAAACCAGATGGTGCTTTATTATTTGCAGTTGATCTTCTTTGTTATTTCGTGTAAAAAGTTGTTGCTTGCTTCCGGAATCTAGTTGCTCAAAGGCGGAATCGGTGGGGATGAACAAGGTGAAAGGCCCTCTGCCTTTTAACGTTTTTATTAATTCGGAGCTTTTGAGTAACTTATTAAAACGCTGGATGCTGGTTGGTTCGCTTATATTTTCCAGAATAACGTGGTCCGGTATAATCCAGGACTGGCCTAATTTTACGCCTTGCGTTTGTTTAGCCGCACTATCCGAAATAATGATATCGGATGTTTCGGTGTTAATACCGCTTATTTCCCGGGCTTCTTCCACTTGTTTTTTAGATTGGCAGTTGGTTGCACTGTACATTAACACCAGCAGCCAAATAATAGAGGCCAGACTACCTTGGCTTGTTTTTACAGCATTGTTTCTCATAAAAGGTAGTTACCATTATAAAATTTTTATACCCGAAACATTAATCACGCTCTTTGTTTCTGACCTTGATAATTATGCCTAATTTCGCGGTTCTTAACTAAACGTAAATACCATGAAAACGGCGGAAATAAAAACGGCGAAAGGAGTCATGAAAGTGGAATTCTATGAAAACGACGCTCCTAAAACCGTAAAAAATTTTATTGACTTAGCACAAAAAGGCTATTATGATGGCTTAACTTTTCACCGCGTTATCCCGGATTTCGTTATTCAGGGAGGTTGCCCGAATTCGCGCGAAGGAGCCAAAGGAATGCCGGGAAGCGGCGGACCTGGCTATAAAATCGATTGCGAGTTAAACGGCGGCAATCAATACCACGACCGGGGTGTTTTATCGATGGCGCACGCCGGCCGGAATACGGGAGGCTCGCAGTTTTTTATCTGCCATAGCCGCAATAACACAGCCCACTTAGACCGGAACCATACTTGTTTTGGCAAAGTAGTGGAAGGTTTAGATGTAATTGATCAGATTAAAGCCGGCGACCGCATCGAGAAAATTGAAGTTCAGGAAACGGAGTAGCCACCGCTATTTTCTTAAAAAACAAAAGGCCAAGTTTACTTGGCCTTTTGTTTTTTAAATTTTATTTATTCTCCTATTTGCACTCTATTTAAAACAATCCATTTTTTAATTATTTAATTTGACTAACCAACTTCCGTTAACCGGCTTAACAGAAACGCTGTTAAAAAACCAATGACGGTAATTAGCCCCGTATAATCATGTGCTTCCTCAAATGCTTCCGGTATCATGGTATCAGCAAGCATCGCCAGAATGGCACCTGCTGCTAAGGCCGTTATGGCCGCAATTACTTCATCCGAGAAATTTCCGAAAATGGTATAACCACCTACCGCAGAAATACCGGATGCCAAAGCAATAGCGCTCCACACCCCTAACACGTATGTTACCGAACGGCCCGCCTTTTTCATACCCGCTGAGCTGGATAATCCTTCTGGTAAATTAGATAGAAATATGGCTATAACAGCCACCAAACTTACGTTTCCCCCTTTTATCATACTAATGCCAATTACGATAGATTCCGGAATACCATCAATTAAGGCCCCGATGGCCAGCGCAGTGCCGCTTCCCGCGTTTTCCTGCTCTTTGGGTTGCTGACCTCCGGAACGTTTGCGGTGCTTCGCACCTCTTTTATTCAGTAACTTATTTGCAAAAGTATAAATGGCAGCTCCTACTAAAAAGCCAAATCCGGTAGCCGCAAAACCACCTTGCTGATACGCTTCGTCCATTAAATCAAAGGAGAGCGCTGAAATTAATACCCCACTGCCAAAAGCCATAATACCAGCCACTAGCCGCTGGCGGATAGGTGCGAAATACCCAATAGCCGCCCCTAATAACAAAGCCGACCCGGCCAGTAAACCCCATAAACCGGCTTTCAGCCATAGTGCTATATGTATCATGTATTATTATAGAAATACCGCCAGTACCAGGAGTAAGGTACGGGCCGGCAGGGATTTAGTTGATGCTTGAAAGGAATCGCTTTTACTTATAAGCGATAACAATACTAGTATTTTTTAAATTTCCTCTAAGAAGCAGGCTGCTTTTAAGATTTGTATTGGGTATAAGCCAAATACTAGTTTTTGTAACGAGAAAAGAATACTGCTGATAGTGCCGGACCATTCCTCCGGACAAAGATTGCGGCATATAATCTAATCCGAAGTAGATTTGGTTTCAACTGCCAACAATAAAAAAAGCCGCTTCATTTACAAAGCGGCTTTTCATTTAATAACGACTAAGCTAGATTATTTATAATTATCTTCATCATCATCGTCGGAGCCGAAGCTGGGCATGGTAAACATACTGCTGAGCAAATCTTTAAACTGGGTACCAGCGGTTAATTTATTCCGGCTGATTAGGCTGTGTTCCGCCAAGCCGTGCAAACAAAATTCCATTAAAAATAACTTTTCGGTTTCGTCTTTTTCCGGATGAAACTTTTGAATTAAATTAGACAAACCAGGCACACTGTTGAGCGCTTTCTTATATTCCGCAGTGGTCATAGTAGCGAGAACATCTACCGTATGGCCTTCGCCAAACCAATCTGTTACAGGTTTGTACGGGTTTTTATCTTTCTGCTTTTTTTGCTTATCCGGATCGGGGAAATAATTTAAAAATTGGCTGCGAATGGCTTTGCCCATTAAGTTTTGCGCCACCATAGCGGCTCCCTCCTGCTCGCCTTCGTAAACCAACTCCACTTTCCCGGTAATAGCCGGCACGGCAGCCAGAAAATCAGATACCCGCACGTACGTTTTGCTTTCGCCGTTAATTAATACCCGGCGTTCCGCCGCACTCATTACGTTTTCGTAAGCCGCAATGGTTAACCGCGCCGATACCCCACTTTTGGCATCCACGTACTCGCTATCGCGGGCTTCAATGGCTACTTGTTCAATCAGGTCGTTAACCAATTGGTTTACTTTCACTAATTGCTTTTGTTCCGGTTTAATCTTGGCTTCCTGCAAGGTAATCTGCTTGCCTATTTCCAAAGTTTTCGGATAGTGGGTAATGATTTGCGAGTCAATCCGGTCTTTTAAAGGCGTTACAATAGAGCCCCGGTTGGTATAGTCTTCGGGGTTGGCGGTAAACACAAATTGAATATCCAGCGGTAAGCGCACTTTAAATCCCCGGATTTGAATATCGCCTTCCTGCAGGATGTTGAATAACGATACCTGAATGCGGGCTTGTAAATCGGGTAATTCGTTAATTACAAAAATTCCCCGGTGCGAACGCGGAATTAAGCCAAAGTGAATCACCCGCTCATCGGAGTACGGGAGTTTTAAAGTAGCGGCTTTAATCGGGTCAGCGTCCCCAATCAAATCGGCTACGGATACATCCGGAGTAGCTAATTTTTCGGTGTACCGCTCCGAGCGGTGCAACCAAGTTACAGGCGTATCTAAACCGTGCGCGGCCACTAAATCTTTCGCGTATACCGATAAAGGTTGCAAGGGATCGTCGTTGAGTTCCGAGCCTTTTACCACGGGTATGTATTCGTCCAGCAGTTCTACCAGCAAACGGGCAATCCGGGTTTTGGCCTGGCCACGCAAACCCAGTAAGTTTATGTGGTGCATGGCCAGAATGGCCTGCTGTAATTCCGGGATAACGGTTTCTTCGTAGCCGTAAATTCCCGGAAAAACATTTTCGTTGCGTTTTAATTTTTGAATTAAGTTGTCGCGTAGTTCTTGTTTTACCGACCGGGGTTCGTAGCCAGCTGCTTTTAATTGACCCAAAGTTGCTATTTTATGCAAATCGGGCGGCGTAAGGTTCTTATAGTTCATTTTTGTTAGTTACAGGTTGCAGGTTGCAAGTTAGAGGTTGCAAGTTTTTTTAAATTTTGGATTGCTGAAGTGTTGCATTGCTGAATGGTTGAAGTGTGGAATGGTTGTGGTGTTGCTGGATTGTTTAAATTATTCTAATGGAGATATACTGCGTAAATGCCTCTGAAAACAGGAAAATAAAACTTTAAATCAATCCAAAATTTTAAAAAATTAACCATCCAACTGTCTAACACTTCAACCATTCAGCAAATCAACAAGTTAATTACAAATTTTTGCGGCGATTTTGTTTGTAGTCTTCGAAGATTAAGTGACCTAAACCTTGCAGACTGCTGAAGTAAGCTTTGCCTTGGTTTACCGCCGTAAATTCCTCTACGAATTGCTTTAAATAAGGATCAGAGGCAATCATAAAGGTTGTTACGGGTATTTTAATCCGCCGGCACTGGGCCGCCAGGTTTAAGGTTTTATTCACTACTTTCCGGTCCAGGCCAAAAGAATTTTTGTAGTACTTGGTGCCTTCTTTCAGGCAGGTGGGTTTACCATCGGTAATCATAAAAATTTGCTTATTCGGCGTTTTCCGCTTCCGTAAAATATCCATGGCCAGTTCTAAGCCCGCTACGGTATTGGTGTGGTACGGGCCCACGTTTAAATACGGCAAATCTTTCACGTTTATCTGCCAGGCATCGTTGCCAAAAACGATTATATCCAGGGTATCTTTCGGGTATTTCTGCGTAACCAGTTCGGCTAAGGCCATAGCTACTTTTTTAGCGGGCGTTATCCGGTCTTCGCCGTACAAAATCATAGAGTGCGAAATATCGATCATTAAAACCGTTGAACTTTGGGTTTTATGTTCGTTTTCGGTTACTTCCAGGTCTTTTTCGGTTAAGTAAAATTCGCCTAAGCCGTGGTTTACCTGGGCATTCCGGATAGAATCCGTCATGGCAATTTGCTCCACCGAATCGCCAAAGCGGAATTCCCGCCGATCGGTGGACGTTTCGTCGCCGATGCCGGTGTGCGGGGTGTTGTGGTTGCCTTTACTGGATTTTTTAAGCTTCCCAAAGATTTCCTCCAGGGCACTTTTACGAATGTTTTGTTCTGTTTTCGGTGTAATTTTAATCTCACCACTGCCCCCATCTTCGGTCAGGTAGCCTTTTTCTTTTAAATCCTGAATAAAATCACCAATGCCGTATTCGTCGGATGTCATTTTATACTGTTTATCCAGGGAACTTAGCCACGAAAGTGCTTCACTGGCATCGCCGGACGAAATAGTAAGAAGCTGTAAGAATATTTTGAGTAAGGAATCAAAATTAGGATTTTCGGATTGAGGAGGAATATAATCGGTAAAACGAAAGCCAACTGCCATAATTTGTATACTTAGGGTGTATAATTTATAACAACAAACACCAATCGGATGTTCGCAAAATAATACGGGATTATTCAGAAACACTCAAAAAAAGCGCTCCGGTTATTATAAACGGAGCGCTTGGGAATCTATTTTCGGTACCGGGCAAGTATTTTTACTTGATCCACCGGAATTTATATTCTAACTGCGGTACTTTCATGCGGTCGGCCACCCGTTTTAAACGTTCCGGCAAGGCCATTACGTAATCCCGGGCTTTTTCGCCGGCTTCGTTCAGGCCCGTAACACTGGCCACTTTCCAATCGGTCAGCAAAGTTTCGAGAATATCCGTGTAAT
Proteins encoded in this window:
- a CDS encoding peptidylprolyl isomerase, whose protein sequence is MKTAEIKTAKGVMKVEFYENDAPKTVKNFIDLAQKGYYDGLTFHRVIPDFVIQGGCPNSREGAKGMPGSGGPGYKIDCELNGGNQYHDRGVLSMAHAGRNTGGSQFFICHSRNNTAHLDRNHTCFGKVVEGLDVIDQIKAGDRIEKIEVQETE
- the rsgA gene encoding ribosome small subunit-dependent GTPase A, encoding MKGLVMKSTGSWYLVRTSDGSLYRCRLRGKIKLKDLKVSNPVAVGDIVEFDLEAAGEDTGTIHQIADRENYIIRKSTHKTAHSHVLAANIDRALLVVTLVSPRTSFGFIDRFLITAEAYDIPVTIIYNKSDLYDAETAQYQQQILKMYAHINYPGIICSTVSGQGIPEIRELLTGYKILFSGHSGVGKSTLINQLAPGLALKTTEISDYSDKGKHTTTYAEMFELAPDTFIIDTPGIKELGLVDIAKEELGYYFPEIRERLNQCKYYNCLHVNEPGCAVLQDLKAGKISLTRYESYRGIMAETDNRR
- a CDS encoding ZIP family metal transporter, with product MIHIALWLKAGLWGLLAGSALLLGAAIGYFAPIRQRLVAGIMAFGSGVLISALSFDLMDEAYQQGGFAATGFGFLVGAAIYTFANKLLNKRGAKHRKRSGGQQPKEQENAGSGTALAIGALIDGIPESIVIGISMIKGGNVSLVAVIAIFLSNLPEGLSSSAGMKKAGRSVTYVLGVWSAIALASGISAVGGYTIFGNFSDEVIAAITALAAGAILAMLADTMIPEAFEEAHDYTGLITVIGFLTAFLLSRLTEVG
- a CDS encoding SDR family oxidoreductase, whose product is MNLKGATILITGGTLGIGYATAKLLAACGAQVAITGRNPETVQKAAAEIGAFGITADVANPEDVKRTYQEFLQQFGHLDCLINNAGIGEFKTIDQVSLENFQRVYETNVFGAAFMASEAAQLFMAQNHGNIINIASTAGTKGFAGGSVYASSKFALRGMTQCWQAELRKFNVRVMLINPSEVTTAFNQPDRQERSEEDKKLRGQEIAMAIKGALELDDRGFIPELTVWATNPF
- a CDS encoding DUF5606 family protein translates to MPVNLKDIASISGMSGLYRIVSPTRSGVIIETLDDKASRQVAQSKHRISLLHEISIYTEDAEVTVPLADVFERIRQKYGVAIPVNSKSSNNELFSFIQEIIPDYDRSRVYVSDIKKLVSWYAIVSKYVPFTEAETNPEPAAEEPALIEPTTADSESKES
- a CDS encoding energy transducer TonB; amino-acid sequence: MRLKLSVFILSLAFFATANAAFAQTTAPAPEAPKSKVGTDKVLPFAEFYEGGQTALYEFIGQELKYPALAKRNRIMGQVIIAFTMNEDGTVANAKVLKNIGGGCGDEALRVVKLLKFNAPGFASNYSIPINFKL
- a CDS encoding aspartate kinase; translated protein: MKVFKFGGASVKDAAAVRNVGAIMQVQSVPANFILVVVSAMGKTTNALEQVFDKAFYQQDYQPALSQVQEYHNQIIKELFAEQHPVYEQVEELFQLLTEYLQTINPAALYDLQYDQVVSYGELLASIILKNYLQAVNLPSTWLDCRQVIRTDRIWREARLDWPETETKIKAVVKPLLETTHVITQGFLGGTDEGLTTTLGREGSDYSAAIFAHCLPAESVTIWKDVAGLLNADPKLFPDPILYPEISYQETVEMAYYGASVIHPKTIKPLANSHIPLYVKSFLNPEASGTIIHDCQHENITPAFIVKPHQCLISFQEKDYAFINESNLSTIFAALAQYRFKINLMQNSAISFSICTDYEANRLEMFRQSLQDQFNIHYNTRLTLFTIKNYDEPSVARLTQNQTILLEQRSRTTFQFVSKE
- a CDS encoding sigma 54-interacting transcriptional regulator, with the translated sequence MNYKNLTPPDLHKIATLGQLKAAGYEPRSVKQELRDNLIQKLKRNENVFPGIYGYEETVIPELQQAILAMHHINLLGLRGQAKTRIARLLVELLDEYIPVVKGSELNDDPLQPLSVYAKDLVAAHGLDTPVTWLHRSERYTEKLATPDVSVADLIGDADPIKAATLKLPYSDERVIHFGLIPRSHRGIFVINELPDLQARIQVSLFNILQEGDIQIRGFKVRLPLDIQFVFTANPEDYTNRGSIVTPLKDRIDSQIITHYPKTLEIGKQITLQEAKIKPEQKQLVKVNQLVNDLIEQVAIEARDSEYVDAKSGVSARLTIAAYENVMSAAERRVLINGESKTYVRVSDFLAAVPAITGKVELVYEGEQEGAAMVAQNLMGKAIRSQFLNYFPDPDKQKKQKDKNPYKPVTDWFGEGHTVDVLATMTTAEYKKALNSVPGLSNLIQKFHPEKDETEKLFLMEFCLHGLAEHSLISRNKLTAGTQFKDLLSSMFTMPSFGSDDDDEDNYK
- a CDS encoding fasciclin domain-containing protein, giving the protein MRNNAVKTSQGSLASIIWLLVLMYSATNCQSKKQVEEAREISGINTETSDIIISDSAAKQTQGVKLGQSWIIPDHVILENISEPTSIQRFNKLLKSSELIKTLKGRGPFTLFIPTDSAFEQLDSGSKQQLFTRNNKEDQLQIIKHHLVSGKIVTSDLKDQVVLKAADGNELQIKNNGQVIQVDNATIIVKDGVSTNGVIHVIDRVLLPDAGD
- a CDS encoding 3-deoxy-D-manno-octulosonic acid transferase gives rise to the protein MTLLLYKLGIQFYNLLLWTSAPFHPKAKLWVHGRKDFFTGMAQKVSGNQAPVVWFHCASLGEFEQGRPVMEQIKQDYPGYKIALTFFSPSGYEIRKNYSGADYIFYLPLDTPANAQQFIALLKPKLAIFVKYEFWYYYLAELHQQQIPVISIAAIFRENQLFFQPYGAFYRNILKLFTHLFTQDPESANLLLTHGIKQVSVAGDTRFDRVLQNAKAAKDIPIVEKFKNKEPIMVIGSSWLADLRILLPFIQENLHKLKFIIAPHEINQSEMKEMLVQFSGKATRYSQASLENVQDYRILMIDNIGLLASLYQYGSYAYIGGAFGKGLHNTLEAAVFGLPLFFGPVYTKFREAVDLVKLGCAFPVKNTGELHQQFERIFSDEIEQQRITKTASQYVIQQAGATSKIMAACEQWLPKTA
- the yihA gene encoding ribosome biogenesis GTP-binding protein YihA/YsxC, with the translated sequence MIIKEAKFVSSNTEVAKCPETTLPEYAFIGRSNVGKSSLINMLTERSKLAKTSSLPGKTQLINHFIINDTWYLVDLPGYGWARVSQTSREKWSKMVKAYLRNRSNLACVFLLIDSRLEPQKTDLEFIQVLGTMGVPFVLVFTKTDKQSGQKTQANIATFKKTLLQTWEELPRLFITSAAEKKGREELLEFIAETNDQLHKI